A single genomic interval of Pseudomonadota bacterium harbors:
- a CDS encoding HEAT repeat domain-containing protein — MLDDDDAALKQIKRRTSPMGRLLAFAFVGGIGALAFMYYQRSEAYERRMDGVMAAGEEADRGRMLAMLRAELHKNDYDDVQERIIRNLGHFRDAEATPLLIRALDEGGVVRRAAALALARIGSPAADEAKPKLLAVLPHTDERDRPQVVWALAVLREQAATDAILSEFTKGLLQAQPDFDARVVATVFGVHKLGSSALTAHPEESVRALVATALAEIASPAVIAPLTRMIKNSKESPQVVRAAAAGLARTGDPHVSQPLFDLLRTRPELRPSVLDALKKSAAAPNIAALLEAARSIEDKRDLVAILRATHDPRAAGALAQLVDEQDPDVRVEAAHGLAELGDPRAVAILLELAKDEDDTVGQDAIDALRELGRPEAATGLLALLKGFPGRKASILRALGACRALQAGPVIQKELGGDDVAAAAKALGQIPYPKAYATLVRMLPRDPDIDFSRPSVANEMAFLTRRAAIVGLAYFGKPDPKAISSLVTIIEDPEDDFRLRRQAGQTLGLIADDALRATILQKITDATLAEGIRRAYVQGLWQKPDRSMAKELFSLFTPETPSSVRKAAALAIGYASDPDNDARLIAMLDRKETRVDAAYAVVLGAGEAAARRLVAHLAKDRDLREVLNMSVNSNEHDNYNLIAEGMFESGQVWRRLRVAEILRHGDEEASYSYAWLGFTSRLAAGWDGPGGLSARAIRERIYGTLTSSDDPELRRLAAEALAAINERGLLLAARDSQQRGAREARQLLLRLDRPHKT, encoded by the coding sequence ATGTTGGATGACGATGATGCCGCACTGAAGCAGATCAAGCGGCGCACTTCGCCGATGGGCAGGCTCCTTGCGTTCGCGTTCGTCGGCGGGATCGGCGCTCTGGCTTTCATGTACTACCAGCGCAGCGAGGCCTATGAACGCCGCATGGACGGTGTGATGGCTGCCGGCGAGGAAGCGGACCGCGGCAGGATGCTGGCCATGCTGCGAGCCGAGCTGCACAAGAACGACTACGACGACGTACAGGAGCGCATCATCCGCAACCTCGGTCACTTTCGGGATGCCGAGGCCACGCCGCTGCTGATTCGCGCGCTCGATGAAGGGGGCGTGGTCCGGCGCGCGGCGGCGCTGGCGCTGGCGCGGATCGGTTCCCCTGCCGCCGACGAAGCCAAGCCGAAGCTGTTGGCAGTCCTGCCCCACACCGACGAACGTGATCGGCCCCAGGTGGTGTGGGCGTTGGCGGTTCTACGCGAGCAGGCCGCCACGGATGCCATCTTGTCGGAATTCACCAAGGGGCTCCTGCAGGCGCAACCCGATTTCGACGCCCGCGTCGTCGCCACGGTGTTTGGCGTGCACAAGCTCGGCTCATCCGCACTTACCGCACACCCGGAAGAATCCGTGCGGGCCTTGGTCGCGACGGCCCTGGCCGAGATTGCATCGCCGGCGGTCATCGCGCCCCTGACACGCATGATCAAGAACAGCAAGGAAAGCCCGCAGGTTGTGAGAGCGGCAGCCGCGGGTTTGGCGCGCACTGGTGACCCGCATGTGTCGCAGCCCCTGTTCGACTTGCTGCGGACCCGTCCCGAATTGCGACCTAGTGTCCTCGATGCACTGAAGAAGTCGGCGGCCGCTCCCAACATCGCAGCGCTGCTCGAAGCGGCGAGATCGATCGAGGACAAGCGGGATCTGGTGGCCATTCTGCGGGCGACCCACGATCCAAGAGCAGCCGGCGCGCTGGCGCAGCTCGTTGATGAGCAGGACCCTGACGTGCGTGTCGAGGCCGCGCATGGCCTGGCCGAGCTTGGCGATCCGCGCGCTGTAGCGATCCTGCTCGAGCTCGCCAAGGACGAGGACGATACCGTGGGCCAAGACGCCATCGACGCCCTGCGCGAACTTGGACGTCCGGAAGCAGCCACGGGACTGCTCGCGCTGCTCAAGGGCTTCCCGGGACGCAAAGCCTCGATCTTGCGAGCCCTCGGGGCCTGCCGGGCGCTGCAGGCGGGCCCTGTGATCCAGAAGGAGCTCGGAGGCGACGACGTCGCGGCTGCCGCCAAGGCCTTGGGGCAAATACCCTACCCAAAAGCCTACGCGACGCTTGTGAGGATGCTCCCACGCGACCCCGACATCGACTTCTCAAGACCCAGCGTGGCCAACGAGATGGCTTTCCTGACCCGGCGCGCCGCAATCGTCGGGCTCGCCTACTTTGGCAAGCCCGACCCCAAGGCTATCAGCAGCCTTGTGACGATCATCGAGGACCCCGAGGACGACTTTCGCCTGCGCAGGCAGGCGGGTCAGACGCTCGGCCTGATCGCCGACGATGCACTCCGGGCGACCATCCTGCAGAAAATCACAGATGCCACGTTGGCTGAGGGTATACGGCGCGCGTACGTGCAAGGGTTGTGGCAGAAGCCCGATCGATCCATGGCCAAGGAGCTGTTCTCGCTCTTCACGCCCGAAACGCCGAGCTCGGTGAGGAAAGCAGCCGCACTGGCCATCGGCTACGCTTCGGACCCTGACAACGATGCGAGACTGATCGCGATGCTCGATCGCAAGGAGACCCGCGTCGACGCTGCCTACGCCGTCGTACTTGGGGCGGGCGAAGCAGCCGCAAGGAGGCTCGTCGCCCACCTCGCAAAAGACCGAGATCTGCGCGAGGTCCTGAACATGTCCGTGAACAGCAACGAGCACGATAACTACAACCTCATCGCGGAAGGCATGTTCGAATCCGGACAGGTGTGGCGGCGCCTGCGTGTCGCCGAGATCCTCAGACACGGCGACGAAGAGGCTTCGTATTCCTACGCTTGGCTGGGCTTCACGAGTCGCCTGGCGGCGGGCTGGGACGGCCCCGGCGGCTTGTCCGCGCGCGCCATACGCGAGCGCATCTACGGGACCCTGACGTCTTCGGACGATCCGGAGCTGCGTAGACTCGCGGCAGAGGCGCTCGCAGCCATCAACGAGCGCGGCCTGCTCCTCGCGGCACGAGACAGCCAGCAACGCGGCGCCCGAGAGGCGCGCCAGCTTCTTCTACGGCTCGATCGGCCCCACAAGACGTAA
- a CDS encoding GDSL-type esterase/lipase family protein: protein MTRIVVYGASHVASDLFTGELRLRLQQRFGEAGPGFVLPAKPWRYYRNSLIEHEASSGWTSLRVRVDDLESDRAGPAGLLGLAGVAVEAPGAADCSLRTRSHGVLTGHASVLELYYAKQPGGGHLEWSVDGRPVGLLSTAATSWQTDYARIELADAEHRVHLRARGDGPVRVYGMTVERDRHGVIVDTVGIPGARARYQLLWNEALVREHLARRAPDLVVLAYGTNESGDDVVPIGLYRAQLHRVLRRVRDALPESACLLVGPSDRPRKGSDGTWGPRPRTGQVVAEQRAAARKFHCGFFDLVRFMGGPMSMVRWVLADPPLGRRDHVHFTRAGYEKLGGALFRALLVGYDKP, encoded by the coding sequence GTGACCAGGATCGTGGTCTACGGGGCCTCGCACGTTGCCTCGGACCTGTTCACGGGTGAGCTTCGGCTCAGGCTGCAGCAGCGCTTCGGCGAGGCGGGACCCGGCTTCGTGCTGCCCGCCAAGCCGTGGCGTTACTATCGCAACAGCCTGATCGAGCACGAAGCATCCTCCGGTTGGACAAGCCTGCGCGTGCGCGTCGATGACCTCGAGAGCGACCGCGCGGGACCGGCGGGGCTGCTCGGCCTGGCTGGCGTGGCCGTGGAGGCGCCTGGGGCGGCAGACTGCAGCCTGAGGACGCGCAGCCACGGTGTACTGACGGGCCACGCCAGCGTCCTGGAGCTGTACTACGCCAAACAACCCGGTGGCGGGCACCTCGAGTGGAGCGTCGACGGCAGACCGGTCGGCCTGCTGTCCACCGCCGCCACGAGCTGGCAGACGGACTACGCGCGGATCGAGCTGGCAGACGCAGAGCACCGTGTGCACCTGCGTGCCCGAGGCGACGGCCCGGTGCGCGTCTACGGGATGACGGTCGAACGAGACAGGCACGGCGTGATCGTGGACACGGTAGGGATTCCGGGGGCCCGCGCGCGCTATCAACTGCTGTGGAACGAGGCACTCGTGCGGGAGCACCTGGCGAGGCGTGCCCCGGATCTGGTCGTGCTCGCGTACGGCACGAACGAAAGTGGAGACGACGTCGTTCCCATCGGGCTCTACCGAGCGCAGCTGCATCGGGTCCTGCGCAGGGTTCGGGACGCGCTCCCCGAAAGCGCTTGCCTTCTTGTCGGCCCCTCCGACCGACCTCGCAAGGGTTCCGACGGGACCTGGGGCCCGAGGCCGCGTACGGGGCAGGTGGTGGCCGAGCAACGCGCTGCCGCGCGCAAGTTTCACTGCGGTTTTTTCGATCTGGTGCGGTTCATGGGAGGACCCATGTCCATGGTTCGCTGGGTGCTCGCAGACCCGCCGCTGGGGAGGCGGGACCACGTGCACTTCACGCGTGCCGGCTACGAGAAGCTGGGAGGCGCACTGTTTCGAGCGCTTCTCGTGGGCTACGACAAGCCCTGA
- a CDS encoding GDSL-type esterase/lipase family protein, translated as MTVPNRHAPFRSPLPDRLTASELGRLGLVVCTASVLAALTYLAPGLERLRPWLPSEGVPIGRLFGPQEAASLPEFAEAATAIGSAQTSRGETERSQAPPPPHRAAAEPPLQSQAPVASRPADEPKTQPQGRPTRSLGVTIDPRAYADLEREIESPGGGDPLARFYEALLRTAQGLPGAITRVAHYGDSAVAADGITHTMRRNLQQRFGDAGHGFMLIARGYMHYLHRGIRHRSSDDWELYPIVRRRLGKGWYGYGGVQYRGQPGAKAYFGSVRDGPVGTRVGRFEIHYQRHPRGGLIKYRLDRGRSKLINTRGPVADQWEVVDAVDGPHLLRLQVAGRGHTRLYGVVLERDGPGVVYDSLGLVGARARRLLNFEPEHIRRQIGWRNPDLLVLGFGGNEATDPISDWGLYERDLRRVVQIMRGGTRVACLLFAPLDQGRKTRRGRIETVANLPRLVEVQRSAAAAEGCAFFDTFQAMGGPRSIWRWYRARPRLALSDFRHATPAGYEKIGVMFHKALLKGFADYLARR; from the coding sequence GTGACCGTTCCCAATCGCCATGCTCCGTTTCGTTCGCCCTTGCCGGACAGGCTGACCGCCTCCGAGCTGGGGCGGCTTGGTCTCGTGGTTTGCACGGCCTCCGTCTTGGCTGCGCTGACGTACTTGGCGCCCGGGCTCGAACGGTTGCGGCCCTGGCTGCCGAGCGAAGGTGTACCCATAGGGCGGCTGTTCGGGCCGCAAGAGGCTGCGAGCCTGCCCGAGTTCGCGGAGGCGGCCACGGCTATCGGGTCTGCGCAGACGAGCCGGGGCGAGACCGAGCGATCGCAAGCTCCACCACCGCCCCATCGGGCAGCAGCCGAGCCACCGCTGCAGAGCCAGGCTCCTGTGGCATCCCGGCCAGCCGACGAGCCCAAAACCCAGCCGCAAGGCAGGCCGACGCGCTCGCTCGGGGTCACGATCGATCCTCGAGCCTATGCCGATCTCGAACGCGAGATCGAAAGCCCGGGCGGAGGCGACCCACTTGCTCGCTTCTACGAGGCGCTGCTGCGCACCGCCCAAGGGCTTCCGGGTGCCATCACACGTGTTGCGCACTACGGCGATTCCGCCGTGGCAGCGGATGGCATCACCCACACCATGCGCCGAAACCTGCAGCAGCGCTTCGGCGATGCGGGTCACGGATTCATGCTCATCGCGCGCGGCTACATGCACTACCTGCATCGTGGCATCCGCCATCGCTCGAGCGACGACTGGGAGCTGTACCCCATCGTACGCCGGCGGCTTGGCAAGGGCTGGTACGGCTACGGCGGCGTGCAGTACCGGGGACAACCAGGCGCCAAGGCGTACTTCGGCTCGGTAAGGGATGGCCCTGTAGGAACGAGGGTCGGTCGCTTCGAGATTCATTATCAACGGCATCCGCGTGGAGGCCTCATCAAGTACCGTCTCGATCGCGGGCGCTCGAAGCTGATCAACACGCGCGGACCCGTTGCCGATCAGTGGGAAGTCGTCGATGCCGTCGATGGCCCACATCTGTTGCGACTGCAGGTAGCTGGGCGTGGGCACACCCGCCTCTATGGCGTCGTGCTCGAGAGGGACGGGCCAGGCGTCGTGTACGACTCGCTCGGGCTGGTGGGCGCCCGGGCCCGGCGCCTGTTGAACTTCGAGCCGGAGCACATCCGCCGCCAGATTGGGTGGCGCAATCCCGATCTCCTGGTGCTTGGCTTCGGGGGCAACGAGGCCACGGATCCCATCTCCGACTGGGGCCTGTACGAGCGCGATCTGCGGCGCGTCGTTCAGATCATGCGGGGCGGGACCCGGGTTGCATGTTTGCTCTTCGCTCCACTCGATCAAGGACGCAAGACCCGTCGCGGGCGCATCGAGACGGTGGCCAACCTGCCGCGCTTGGTCGAGGTCCAACGGAGCGCTGCCGCCGCCGAGGGCTGCGCGTTCTTCGACACCTTCCAGGCCATGGGCGGACCACGCTCGATTTGGCGCTGGTATCGTGCTCGGCCGAGGTTGGCGCTGAGCGACTTCCGCCACGCCACGCCCGCAGGCTACGAGAAGATCGGCGTGATGTTCCACAAGGCGCTGCTCAAGGGGTTTGCCGACTACCTGGCACGCCGCTGA
- a CDS encoding MBOAT family protein, with the protein MLFNSLDYLLFLLLAVCGYWFLARVKLLRLLFVFGCSCVFYTAWSPRYVVLILGSVLLDYTAARAIHASSTPRVRRFWLGASLAGNLGLLGVFKYFNFFATAFADGLGLVGLHVTAPYLDVLLPVGISFYTFQTISYTVDVYRGELKPTRNLLEFAFYVTFFPQLVAGPIVRATEFLPQLRSSAALQSGLVGEGMFLIATGLLKKVAVADYLAVNLVDRVFDDPSAYSAAEVMVGLYGYTLQIYCDFSGYTDVARGSAMLFGLRLPENFDRPYAATSPADFWRRWHMTLSSWLRDYLYFPLGGSRVHPLRAYWNLGLTMFLIGLWHGAAWTFVVYGLIQAAAMVAHRFLYLRSGRTRLTVDSRPVTLLKITATLHFVVLSRIFFRSTGWDNALAVGGRLLDGSFGLGHVTLSIWCVLLAGYAAHYLPAESFERLKHAFVQMPAPAQGVALAALAAGLLLTASQEVVPYIYFQF; encoded by the coding sequence ATGCTCTTCAACTCCCTCGACTACCTGCTGTTTCTACTGCTTGCCGTGTGCGGCTATTGGTTTCTCGCTCGCGTCAAGCTGCTGCGTCTCCTGTTCGTGTTCGGCTGCTCCTGCGTGTTCTACACGGCTTGGAGTCCCCGCTACGTGGTGCTGATCCTCGGGTCCGTTCTCCTGGACTATACCGCGGCCCGCGCGATTCACGCGTCGAGCACGCCCCGCGTACGTCGTTTCTGGCTTGGGGCGAGCCTGGCCGGCAACTTGGGACTTCTGGGGGTGTTCAAGTACTTCAACTTCTTTGCGACGGCATTCGCCGATGGCCTGGGCCTGGTGGGCCTGCATGTGACCGCCCCCTACCTGGACGTGCTGCTTCCCGTAGGGATCTCTTTCTATACCTTTCAGACCATCAGCTACACGGTCGACGTCTACCGGGGCGAGCTCAAGCCCACACGCAACCTCTTGGAGTTCGCGTTCTACGTCACCTTCTTTCCCCAGCTCGTGGCGGGCCCTATCGTGCGAGCCACCGAGTTCTTGCCCCAGCTGCGCAGCTCCGCCGCTCTACAATCCGGGCTCGTGGGGGAAGGCATGTTCCTGATCGCGACCGGACTGCTGAAGAAGGTCGCCGTAGCAGACTACCTTGCGGTCAACCTCGTTGACCGCGTCTTCGACGATCCCTCCGCGTACAGCGCTGCCGAAGTGATGGTGGGTCTGTACGGCTACACCCTGCAGATATACTGCGATTTCTCAGGTTACACGGACGTGGCGCGGGGCTCGGCCATGCTGTTCGGGTTGCGGCTGCCCGAGAACTTCGATCGTCCCTACGCGGCGACCAGCCCGGCTGACTTCTGGCGCCGCTGGCACATGACGCTGTCGAGCTGGCTGCGCGATTACCTGTATTTCCCGTTGGGCGGCTCTCGCGTGCACCCCCTGAGGGCCTACTGGAACTTGGGCCTTACCATGTTCCTCATCGGCCTGTGGCACGGGGCGGCATGGACGTTCGTGGTGTACGGTTTGATCCAAGCGGCGGCCATGGTCGCCCACCGCTTTCTGTACCTGCGCTCCGGGCGGACGCGTCTGACCGTGGACTCACGTCCTGTGACCTTGCTCAAGATCACAGCTACCCTGCACTTCGTGGTCTTGTCGCGTATCTTCTTTCGGAGCACGGGTTGGGACAACGCGCTGGCCGTCGGAGGCCGGCTGCTGGATGGCAGCTTCGGTCTGGGTCATGTCACGCTGAGCATCTGGTGTGTGCTTCTCGCCGGCTACGCCGCCCATTACCTACCGGCAGAGTCGTTCGAGCGCCTCAAGCACGCCTTCGTGCAGATGCCTGCGCCGGCCCAGGGGGTTGCCCTGGCTGCCCTGGCCGCGGGGTTGCTGTTGACCGCCAGTCAGGAGGTCGTTCCCTATATCTACTTCCAGTTCTGA
- a CDS encoding glutamate-cysteine ligase family protein translates to MQPALPPPIEDLDSLLAPLYAACKPRARWRVGTEAEKFGVDAATGRPAAYDGTHGVRAILQQLVTRHGWFEEREYAGGDVIALRRGDASITLEPGAQLELSGAPLGSIHQTCAELRNHMTELRDVSEPSNVVWLGLGYHPVATPDQLPWVPKLRYQVMREYLPTRGSRALDMMRRTCTVQANLDYSSERDAMRKLRLALAAQPIVTAMFANSPFVEGRIGSHCSERAQVWLDVDPDRTGLLPFAWEATASFRSYVEWALDVPMFLVKRGERLYPSAGLTFRRFMHDGWQGLQATLPDWEAHLNSLFPEVRLKQTLEVRGADGQSQPMVCAIPALWKGLLYDTPSCEQLERLVAPLDHDTVQRARPAIARQGLRAVLAKRPVLEWALQVCEIAVAGLRRQSHLNRERSDETVHLERVRELLQHGQTPSEALLAKIDRGHDLIPQILRLGQV, encoded by the coding sequence TTGCAACCCGCACTGCCCCCGCCCATCGAGGACCTCGACAGCCTGCTCGCGCCGCTGTACGCGGCTTGCAAACCGCGCGCACGCTGGAGAGTCGGAACCGAAGCGGAGAAGTTCGGCGTCGATGCGGCAACGGGCCGGCCGGCAGCGTACGACGGGACGCACGGAGTGCGTGCCATCCTGCAGCAGCTCGTTACGCGCCACGGCTGGTTCGAGGAGCGCGAATACGCGGGCGGAGACGTGATAGCGCTGCGACGTGGTGATGCGTCCATCACGCTGGAGCCAGGAGCGCAGCTCGAGCTGTCGGGCGCTCCACTGGGCTCGATCCACCAGACCTGCGCCGAGCTCCGCAACCACATGACCGAGCTGCGCGACGTGTCGGAGCCCTCGAATGTGGTTTGGCTTGGACTCGGCTATCATCCTGTGGCGACGCCCGATCAGCTGCCTTGGGTGCCCAAGCTGCGCTACCAGGTGATGCGCGAGTACCTGCCAACGCGGGGCAGCCGCGCCCTGGACATGATGCGCAGAACCTGCACGGTGCAGGCGAACCTGGACTACTCGAGCGAGCGCGACGCGATGCGCAAGCTACGCTTGGCGCTGGCGGCACAGCCCATCGTGACGGCCATGTTCGCGAACAGTCCCTTTGTGGAGGGGCGCATCGGCAGCCATTGCAGCGAACGGGCGCAGGTCTGGCTCGATGTGGATCCGGATCGTACCGGCTTGCTGCCGTTTGCCTGGGAGGCGACCGCCAGTTTTCGCAGCTATGTGGAATGGGCCCTGGATGTGCCGATGTTCCTGGTCAAGCGTGGCGAGCGCCTCTACCCCAGCGCCGGCTTGACGTTTCGCAGGTTCATGCACGATGGCTGGCAGGGGCTGCAGGCGACGTTGCCGGACTGGGAGGCTCACCTGAACAGCCTGTTTCCGGAAGTACGCCTCAAGCAGACGCTGGAAGTCAGAGGCGCGGATGGACAGTCGCAACCCATGGTCTGTGCCATTCCGGCATTGTGGAAGGGGCTGCTCTACGACACACCGTCGTGCGAGCAGCTCGAGCGGCTGGTGGCCCCGCTCGACCACGACACGGTGCAACGCGCCAGGCCGGCGATCGCTCGCCAAGGATTGCGCGCGGTCCTGGCAAAGCGACCGGTGCTCGAGTGGGCGCTGCAAGTATGCGAGATCGCGGTAGCTGGACTGCGGCGTCAGTCCCATCTGAACCGCGAACGAAGCGACGAAACGGTCCACCTCGAGCGAGTCCGCGAGTTGCTCCAGCACGGGCAGACGCCATCCGAGGCCCTGCTCGCGAAGATCGATCGTGGCCACGATCTGATCCCTCAGATCTTGCGGCTGGGCCAGGTCTAG